In Beijerinckia indica subsp. indica ATCC 9039, the genomic window TCTGCGTGGCGCCGTTCTGCCGATTGTCGATCTTGCCGCGCGTCTTGGTTTCCCCCCGGCCGAACCGACGGTCCGCCATGTCATCATCGTCGCGCAGGTTGCGCATCCGATTGTCGGGCATCAGATCGTCGGCCTTCTCGTTGATGCCGTTCTCGACATTCTGACGATCACCGATGACCTGGTTCAGCCAACTCCGGAGGTCGCTTCGGAAATGGCCAAGCTCTTTGTGCAAGGTGTGCTCGCGGTTGAAGGTCGGATGATCAGCCTCATTGCTCTCGACCAGGTTCTGCCGGCGCCGGACCGGGAGGCGGCATGACAAGTCTCGCACCAGCTTCGGGGAGCAAAACGAGGGACGCCGGTCTTGTCGATGGGGAATTCATTCTGACCATGGACGATTTTCAGCGGATCTCGCATATTTTGCATGCCAGCACCGGTATTTATCTGCCGGACACAAAGGCGACGCTGGTCTATTCCCGACTGGCGAAACGTTTACGTGCCCTCGGCCTGACAAGTTTTCGCGATTATTGTGCCTTGGTCAGTCATCATGATGGTCTCGACGAGCGACAGCATATGCTGGCCGCGCTGACGACCAATGTCACCCGTTTCTTTCGCGAGCCCCATCATTTCGATCATTTGCGGACACGCGTTCTGCCGCGCCTTCTTGAAAACGCTCAGCACGGCGAGAGGGTCAGGCTGTGGTCGGCGGCCTGTTCCAATGGTCAGGAGCCTTATTCCATCGCACTGACAATATTGGCTCTTTTACCGGAGGCACCGCGCTTCGACATCAAGATCCTGGCAACCGATATTGATCCGACCATGCTCGCGGAGGGGCGCCGGGGCCTTTATGGCGAAGCTGCGCTCGCCTCAGTGCCAAAGACTCTCCGCCATTGGTTTACGCCGATCCATGATGAGGAGGGCAAGACGTTCGCGGTCGCTGAATCCATGCGCGCCTTGGTCAGTTTCCGTGAGCTCAACCTGATTGGCGATTGGCCGATGAAAGGTGTGTTCCAGGCGATCTTCTGTCGCAACGTCGTCATTTATTTCGAGGAGGCGACGCAAAATCGGATCTGGGATCGTTTCGTGCCTTTGCTCGAACCGGATGGCGCTCTCTATATCGGTCATTCGGAACGGCTCGCGGGCGGCGCGGCTCAAGCCTTCGCAAGTGATGGCATTACCACCTATCGGCGGCTGCGGGAGGCCCATGCATGAGACAGATTCGTGTGCTCGTTGTGGATGATTCCGTGACGATGCGGCGCTTGATCAGCATGGTTCTGCGTCGCGATCGCGAAATCGATGTCGTCGGTGAAGCCGGAGATCCCTTTGA contains:
- a CDS encoding chemotaxis protein CheW; the protein is MTDIKSNETNSRELIAFRIGAQEFCVDIMSVREIRGWTPATALPQSPNFVRGVINLRGAVLPIVDLAARLGFPPAEPTVRHVIIVAQVAHPIVGHQIVGLLVDAVLDILTITDDLVQPTPEVASEMAKLFVQGVLAVEGRMISLIALDQVLPAPDREAA
- a CDS encoding CheR family methyltransferase, coding for MTSLAPASGSKTRDAGLVDGEFILTMDDFQRISHILHASTGIYLPDTKATLVYSRLAKRLRALGLTSFRDYCALVSHHDGLDERQHMLAALTTNVTRFFREPHHFDHLRTRVLPRLLENAQHGERVRLWSAACSNGQEPYSIALTILALLPEAPRFDIKILATDIDPTMLAEGRRGLYGEAALASVPKTLRHWFTPIHDEEGKTFAVAESMRALVSFRELNLIGDWPMKGVFQAIFCRNVVIYFEEATQNRIWDRFVPLLEPDGALYIGHSERLAGGAAQAFASDGITTYRRLREAHA